Proteins encoded together in one Coffea arabica cultivar ET-39 chromosome 2c, Coffea Arabica ET-39 HiFi, whole genome shotgun sequence window:
- the LOC113724489 gene encoding uncharacterized protein codes for MGLGNTIVEKNESSNQDCAKAMIFLRHHLDEGLKSEYLTVKDPLVLWRDLKERFNHLKLVVLPKARYDWLHLRLQDFKSVNEYNSAMFRITSQLSLCGEKVTDKDMLEKTFSTFHVSNMLLQQQYREKGFKKYSELIACLLLAEQNNELLLKNHEFRPTGASPFSEANAIQFQNSGRGRGRGRRGGRGGGRGRGRGRGRDRSKFVPRENFNRGKQQNVSQKRENNYDQKNGEKKVYEEKCYRCGIEGHRSRTCRTAEHLVDLYQTSLKKKDKGVETNSIDQKNDYDDGNDADMTHLDVADFFEHPEDVNKYPMII; via the coding sequence ATGGGTCTTGGTAATACTATTGTGGAAAAAAATGAATCCTCAAACCAAGACTGTGCCAAAGCTATGATTTTTCTTCGTCATCATTTAGATGAAGGATTAAAATCAGAATATCTTACTGTTAAAGATCCTCTTGTCCTTTGGCGAGatttgaaagaaagattcaACCACCTGAAGTTGGTCGTTCTTCCAAAAGCCCGATATGATTGGCTTCACTTACGGCTGCAAGATTTTAAATCTGTCAATGAATATAATTCAGCCATGTTCAGAATCACTTCTCAATTATCATTATGTGGCGAAAAAGTCACTGATAAAGATATGTTAGAGAAAACATTTTCTACTTTTCATGTCTCTAACATGCTCCTGCAGCAGCAATATCGAGAGAAGgggtttaaaaaatattctgaacTTATTGCATGTCTTCTCTTGGCTGAACAAAACAATGAATTGTTGCTGAAAAATCATGAGTTCCGACCAACTGGTGCAAGTCCATTCTCTGAAGCGAATGCGATCCAATTTCAAAATTCtggtcgaggtcgtggacgtggccgtagAGGTGGCCGTGGAGGAGGCcgcggacgtggtcgtggccgtggacgTGATCGTAGTAAATTTGTGCCCCGTGAAAATTTTAACCGTGGCAAGCAACAAAATGTTTCCCAAAAGAGGGAAAATAACTACGAtcagaaaaatggagaaaagaaagtttatgaagaaaaatgctaCCGGTGTGGTATCGAAGGTCATCGGTCTCGTACCTGTCGTACGGCCGAACATCTTGTTGACCTCTATCAAACatcattgaaaaagaaagacaaaggtGTTGAGACAAATTCCATTGATCAAAAGAATGACTATGATGATGGTAATGATGCTGACATGACACACCTCGATGTTGCTGATTTTTTTGAACATCCTGAAGATGTCAACAAATATCCCATGATTATTTAG
- the LOC113724490 gene encoding putative calcium-transporting ATPase 13, plasma membrane-type codes for MYPLPPKYNHTQKRLQIVFRAIYFAVSLSKKAVNTNALLFPSVLHHNPSYVAIDVQPSNNDRLERSFMEIDRKALADLVREKNSDRLHTYGGAKELAAILQTDPEAGISSAEGSIKQRIDAFGSNTYRKPPAKSLLRFLLEASKDSMIIILLVCAVLSLCFGIKQNGLKEGWYDGASIIVAVILVLGVSAISNFKQSKQFEKLSNESNNIRIVVVRDGRRQQMSIFKIVVGDIVCLKIGDQIPADGLFLDGYSLKVDESSMTGESDHVEIHEAGNPFLLSGTKVTDGYGRMLVTSVGMNTTWGQMMSLITHDTNEQTPLQRRLNKLTSGIGKVGLLVAFLVLVVLLIRYFTGQTKDERGQREFKARQTSTGDIMNSIIRIIAAAVTILVVAIPEGLPLAVTLTLAYSMKQMVMDHAMVRKLSACETMGSATTICTDKTGTLTLNQMQVTEFWLGNEPMKGKTPTDIAPDVGQLLQESIGLNSTGEIYTSPSSPNPEITGNPTESAILNWAVFDMKMDINTTKQEYEKLHVEVFNSEKKRSGVLVRKNHSETVRVHWKGAAEMILARCSNYYMENGTVKAIDDEERKQLEIIIEKMAGKSLRCIAFAFKSIAGHGVICENLPDTQLTLLGLVGLKDPCRPEVKAAVKSCRKAGVNIKVITGDNMFTAKSIAIECGILNGNEDLEDTAVEGITFRNYSPEERMAKIDRILLMARSSPFDKLLMVQSLKQKGHVVAVTGDGTNDAPALKEADVGLSMGIQGTEVAKESSDVVILDDNFNTVVMVLRWGRCVYRNIQKFIQFQLTVNITALCINFIAAVSAGEVPLTAVQLLWVNLIMDTLGALALATEQPNNDLMECRPVGRREPLITKIMWRNLIAQALYQVTIILILEFKGSSIFHVNEKVEHTIIFNSFVLCQVFNEFNARELEKKNVFRGVLKNKLFLSIIGMTVAIQVVMVEFLKRFATTERLNWVQWVSCIGIAALSWPIGWFVKCIPSERLPSLPFRTTF; via the coding sequence atgTATCCACTTCCACCAAAGTATAATCACACTCAGAAGCGTTTGCAGATAGTTTTTCGAGCTATATACTTTGCAGTTTCGTTGTCTAAGAAAGCAGTTAATACCAATGCCTTGCTGTTTCCTTCAGTTTTGCATCACAATCCCTCCTACGTTGCCATTGACGTACAACCCTCCAACAATGATCGCCTCGAAAGATCTTTTATGGAAATTGATAGGAAGGCACTTGCTGACTTGGTAAGAGAAAAAAATAGCGATAGGCTGCACACTTATGGAGGTGCAAAAGAATTAGCAGCCATACTTCAAACAGATCCAGAAGCTGGTATCAGCAGTGCAGAGGGTAGCATAAAGCAAAGAATCGATGCATTTGGATCCAACACATACAGAAAGCCCCCTGCTAAAAGTTTACTGAGGTTTCTTCTCGAAGCATCCAAAGATTCCATGATCATCATTCTTCTGGTTTGTGCAGTTTTGTCACTCTGTTTTGGAATCAAACAGAATGGCCTGAAGGAAGGATGGTATGATGGAGCAAGCATAATTGTGGCTGTAATACTAGTTCTTGGAGTCTCTGCCATCAGCAACTTCAAACAAAGTAAGCAATTTGAGAAGCTTTCCAATGAGAGCAATAATATAAGAATTGTCGTAGTCAGAGATGGGCGGAGACAGCAAATGTCCATATTCAAAATCGTTGTAGGCGATATTGTATGTCTAAAAATCGGCGATCAAATTCCAGCAGATGGGTTATTCCTGGATGGTTACTCTTTAAAGGTAGATGAGTCTAGCATGACAGGTGAAAGTGACCATGTTGAAATCCATGAGGCAGGCAATCCATTCCTGCTATCGGGTACAAAGGTCACAGATGGCTATGGTCGCATGCTCGTTACATCTGTAGGAATGAACACAACATGGGGTCAGATGATGAGTTTAATAACTCATGACACAAATGAACAGACACCATTACAAAGGCGGCTTAACAAGCTGACCTCCGGTATTGGGAAGGTCGGTTTGTTGGTCGCTTTCCTTGTTTTAGTCGTGTTGTTGATACGTTACTTCACCGGACAAACCAAAGATGAAAGAGGGCAAAGGGAGTTCAAAGCCAGACAGACGAGTACTGGCGATATCATGAATTCCATCATCCGGATCATTGCTGCAGCAGTTACTATCCTTGTAGTGGCTATTCCAGAGGGTTTGCCTTTGGCTGTAACACTAACCCTGGCATACTCAATGAAACAAATGGTGATGGACCATGCCATGGTGAGAAAATTATCAGCCTGTGAGACTATGGGATCGGCTACTACCATCTGCACTGATAAAACCGGCACCCTGACTTTAAATCAGATGCAAGTCACTGAATTTTGGTTAGGCAATGAGCCGATGAAGGGAAAGACGCCAACAGACATAGCACCTGATGTTGGTCAACTGCTGCAAGAAAGTATTGGCTTAAACAGTACTGGTGAGATTtatacttcaccttcttcaccaAATCCAGAGATTACTGGTAACCCAACAGAGTCAGCCATCCTTAATTGGGCTGTATTTGATATGAAAATGGATATCAACACAACAAAGCAAGAGTATGAAAAGCTCCATGTTGAAGTTTTCAATTCAGAGAAGAAAAGAAGTGGGGTTTTAGTGAGGAAAAATCATTCGGAGACAGTTCGTGTGCATTGGAAAGGAGCAGCTGAAATGATTCTGGCCAGGTGTTCAAACTACTACATGGAAAATGGTACAGTTAAGGCCATAGATGATGAAGAGAGAAAACAGCTTGAAATAATAATTGAAAAGATGGCAGGTAAGAGTCTTCGCTGCATTGCTTTTGCTTTCAAAAGCATTGCAGGACATGGTGTCATTTGCGAGAATCTTCCAGACACTCAATTAACATTACTGGGGTTGGTGGGTTTAAAGGACCCATGCAGGCCAGAGGTTAAAGCAGCAGTAAAATCGTGCAGAAAAGCTGGAGTGAACATAAAAGTAATCACTGGAGACAACATGTTTACAGCAAAATCAATAGCCATAGAGTGCGGAATTTTAAATGGCAATGAGGACTTGGAAGATACAGCTGTTGAAGGAATAACTTTCAGAAATTATTCACCTGAAGAAAGAATGGCAAAAATTGATCGGATCCTTCTTATGGCAAGATCATCTCCTTTTGACAAGCTATTGATGGTACAGAGTTTAAAGCAGAAAGGTCATGTGGTAGCAGTAACTGGTGATGGCACAAATGATGCACCTGCTTTGAAAGAAGCAGATGTTGGCCTTTCAATGGGCATCCAGGGCACAGAAGTTGCCAAGGAAAGCTCAGACGTTGTCATCCTGGATGACAATTTCAATACCGTTGTTATGGTATTAAGGTGGGGCAGATGCGTATACAGAAATATTCAAAAGTTCATCCAGTTTCAACTCACAGTCAATATCACAGCCCTATGCATCAATTTTATTGCTGCAGTATCTGCCGGCGAAGTTCCTCTCACGGCAGTCCAGCTTCTTTGGGTGAACCTGATCATGGATACATTGGGTGCCTTGGCCTTGGCAACTGAACAGCCAAACAATGATCTAATGGAATGCAGACCTGTTGGTCGCAGAGAACCTCTTATAACCAAAATCATGTGGCGAAATCTCATTGCTCAGGCTTTATATCAGGTAACTATCATACTGATCCTTGAATTCAAAGGAAGCTCTATCTTCCATGTGAACGAAAAGGTTGAGCACACCATTATTTTCAATAGTTTTGTCCTCTGTCAAGTTTTTAATGAGTTCAACGCAAGAGAGCTTGAGAAGAAAAATGTATTCAGGGGAGTACTAAAGAACAAACTGTTTCTAAGCATCATAGGGATGACAGTAGCTATTCAAGTGGTTATGGTAGAGTTCTTGAAGAGATTTGCCACTACAGAAAGGCTGAACTGGGTACAATGGGTTTCATGCATTGGAATTGCTGCACTGTCATGGCCAATTGGTTGGTTTGTCAAATGCATCCCTTCTGAACGGCTCCCTTCTCTTCCATTTAGAACTACATTTTAA